From a single Streptomyces liliifuscus genomic region:
- a CDS encoding MarR family winged helix-turn-helix transcriptional regulator, translating into MDATHRQDDEAAARAANSRVVRDFGLLIKSATRLEQRIDADLRRECGISHTMLEVLIRLCRKPGDKVSQRQLADDLTLTSSGTTRLIDRMEEAGLVRRAPSPGDRRVALVEPTAEGRTAFLRGAAVHARVVEEFFVKPLAADDYARLTSALSEIDKALRDDTG; encoded by the coding sequence ATGGACGCCACGCATCGACAGGACGACGAAGCCGCCGCCCGCGCGGCCAACAGCCGGGTCGTGCGCGACTTCGGGCTGCTGATCAAATCCGCCACCCGCCTGGAACAGCGGATCGACGCCGACCTCCGGCGGGAGTGCGGGATCAGCCACACCATGCTGGAAGTTCTCATCCGGCTCTGCCGAAAGCCCGGCGACAAGGTCTCCCAGCGACAACTGGCCGACGACCTCACCCTCACCAGCAGCGGCACCACCCGCCTGATCGACCGCATGGAGGAGGCCGGCCTGGTCCGCCGCGCACCGTCTCCCGGGGATCGGAGGGTGGCCCTGGTGGAACCGACCGCCGAAGGCCGCACGGCATTCCTGCGCGGCGCGGCCGTCCATGCTCGTGTGGTGGAGGAGTTCTTCGTCAAGCCGCTGGCGGCCGACGACTACGCCCGGCTGACCAGTGCGCTGAGCGAAATCGACAAGGCATTGCGCGACGACACCGGGTGA
- a CDS encoding TetR/AcrR family transcriptional regulator, which translates to MASKNSTATKRADALRSIEAIVQAAAECLGRNPEASLSEIARAAGVGRVTLYGHFASRAEVVDAAMSRALDRGNEVLDAVDMTGDPRLALARYIEAGWHLVDQARALLAAAQRELSAGRILELHAGPAARVEALVARGRAEGVFRTDLPVAWMVNVLHAVMHSAAEEIRAGRLPSERAAGHITATVLAAFTPPGTPVPETGDGAHP; encoded by the coding sequence ATGGCGAGCAAGAACTCCACGGCCACCAAGCGAGCCGACGCGCTGCGCAGCATCGAGGCGATCGTGCAGGCCGCCGCCGAATGCCTCGGGCGCAACCCGGAAGCGAGCCTGAGCGAGATCGCGCGGGCCGCGGGCGTGGGCCGGGTGACGCTGTACGGCCATTTCGCTTCCCGGGCGGAGGTCGTCGACGCAGCGATGAGCCGTGCGCTCGACCGGGGCAACGAGGTCCTGGACGCGGTCGACATGACCGGCGACCCGAGGCTCGCCCTGGCCCGGTACATCGAGGCCGGCTGGCATCTGGTGGACCAGGCGCGGGCGCTGCTCGCCGCCGCACAACGGGAACTGTCCGCCGGGCGCATCCTCGAACTGCACGCCGGTCCCGCCGCCCGGGTCGAGGCGCTCGTCGCCCGCGGCCGCGCCGAAGGGGTCTTCCGTACGGACCTGCCGGTCGCCTGGATGGTCAACGTGCTGCACGCGGTCATGCACAGCGCGGCAGAGGAGATCCGCGCCGGCCGCCTGCCCTCCGAGCGGGCCGCCGGCCACATCACGGCCACGGTGCTCGCCGCCTTCACACCGCCGGGCACACCGGTGCCCGAGACCGGCGACGGGGCCCACCCGTAA
- a CDS encoding MFS transporter, whose product MSDTESTTTRAPDAPHPLRWTALGLLGLAQLMLILDITVVAIALPDMGAELDLGRAALTWVVSGYALTFGSLMLLGGRAADLFGPKSVVLAGLAVFTAASLAAGLATGAPLLLAARIAQGAGAALLSPAALSVVVRLFDGDERNRALGIWSALGGGGAALGVLLGGLITAGPGWAWVFFVNVPVGLAVLVALARILPRLPRAATGSLDIPGAALVAAATAALIYALIRAGDHGWLDLVTVALAAAAAAGYTAFALWQRRAAAPLMDLRLLTRRPVVAGTFVIAVTTALMVGAFFLGSFYLQNLQGHGALMTGVLFLPVALLTMAAAAAAGRVIGRLGARLLAALSLAVAAAGFLVPVLWSGTAAMVAGVSVAAAGLGGLFVVASATALASVAPHEAGVASGIVSTFHEFGASAGAAAVSSAAATSIAARTGAQSASGFDDAFLVATGLAAVSAVIVWWLIPAKQQ is encoded by the coding sequence ATGAGTGACACGGAATCCACCACTACCCGGGCGCCGGATGCACCGCATCCGCTGCGCTGGACAGCCCTCGGCCTGCTGGGGCTGGCCCAGCTGATGCTGATCCTCGACATCACGGTCGTCGCGATCGCCCTGCCGGACATGGGCGCCGAACTGGACCTGGGCCGCGCGGCCTTGACCTGGGTGGTCAGCGGCTACGCCCTTACGTTCGGGAGCCTGATGCTGCTGGGCGGCCGGGCTGCGGACCTGTTCGGGCCCAAGAGCGTTGTCCTGGCCGGGCTCGCCGTGTTCACCGCCGCGTCGCTGGCCGCCGGGCTCGCCACCGGCGCCCCGCTGCTGCTCGCCGCACGCATCGCCCAGGGCGCGGGCGCCGCGCTGCTCTCGCCTGCCGCGCTGTCGGTGGTGGTGCGGCTGTTCGACGGCGACGAGCGCAACCGGGCGCTGGGTATCTGGTCGGCGCTCGGCGGCGGGGGCGCCGCCCTCGGGGTGCTGCTGGGCGGGCTGATCACGGCAGGTCCCGGCTGGGCCTGGGTCTTCTTCGTCAACGTCCCCGTCGGCCTGGCCGTCCTCGTCGCACTCGCCCGGATCCTGCCCCGCCTGCCCCGCGCGGCCACCGGCTCCCTGGACATACCCGGCGCCGCCCTCGTCGCCGCTGCCACCGCCGCCCTCATCTACGCCCTGATCCGCGCCGGCGACCACGGCTGGCTCGACCTCGTCACCGTGGCCCTGGCCGCTGCCGCGGCAGCCGGCTACACGGCCTTCGCCCTCTGGCAGCGCCGGGCGGCGGCGCCGCTGATGGACCTGCGGCTGCTTACCCGGCGCCCGGTGGTGGCAGGCACCTTCGTCATCGCCGTCACGACGGCGCTGATGGTGGGGGCCTTCTTCCTCGGCTCCTTCTACCTGCAGAACCTTCAGGGGCACGGGGCGCTGATGACCGGTGTGCTGTTCCTGCCGGTGGCGCTGCTGACCATGGCTGCCGCTGCCGCCGCGGGCCGTGTGATCGGCCGTCTGGGAGCCCGGCTGCTGGCTGCGCTCTCTCTGGCTGTGGCGGCCGCCGGGTTCCTCGTGCCGGTGCTGTGGTCGGGAACGGCTGCGATGGTCGCCGGCGTGAGCGTGGCCGCGGCGGGGCTGGGCGGCCTGTTCGTGGTCGCCTCCGCCACCGCGCTGGCCAGCGTCGCGCCCCACGAAGCCGGGGTCGCCTCGGGGATCGTGAGCACCTTCCACGAGTTCGGCGCCTCGGCCGGCGCGGCGGCCGTCTCCAGCGCCGCCGCTACGAGCATCGCCGCCCGCACCGGTGCCCAGAGCGCCTCCGGCTTCGACGACGCGTTCCTTGTCGCCACCGGCCTGGCCGCGGTCTCCGCCGTCATCGTCTGGTGGCTGATCCCCGCCAAGCAGCAGTAA
- a CDS encoding NACHT domain-containing protein translates to MVGLLGVLAVWAWRGKPHHQSSGTGQIAETAQTLARVVRRQWEDEAILRQLFEPAPLPVIWTPCRRTELSAHGTPANTAIRCHAHDPDELIETFQRAARQRIVVLGPGGSGKTTFAVLLLLALLRTRDSDDPVPVLCPLSSFDPSRENARDWLQRRVAEDYPALSDVQRYGTSSIVELLTEHRLVPVLDGLDEVPAARQATVLAALNDTLPTNAPLVLTCRTDDYARAVRESSPLANATVLEPTPLRIGEAIAALRLAVSTQRRPAWDVVADHLTQNPDSPAGQVLTSPLMATMARSVYAGGDRDPTELTDLRRFPTRPAIEHHLLDALIPTLYVRSRRQAPTGGWDPEKARHYLTFIAHGLRDRGTFDFAWWELHTWSSALTKPWRRAVTWLGITLVGNLVTNPFLVLFFGAPLEIVPMCMAQAAAVVPIFLLSSRVSVFAGRAGYRTGFSALVALSGGLAATPATVPFLPGTNVVHQFFGATVFVSVCLWLALLAAGLPAPPHLPIRGRPGMSQWRRRLPRALGIVACVAVSSAVFFASYAAYVQHDGEPRVMASLRDGLVIGSLLGVGLVFFRWVRSASAADDQDTAAETLRTDRLVALLGGGACAVLFVLPDAGVRTSIWFANTVTDLAIVTAFRLLDIGAVGFVLALATCAWPYYVIARIQFAACGQLPWRLQAFLADAHRLGILRSVNSTYQFRHARLQDRLAESTRLPEPRTPADQSGTHSDSTTSS, encoded by the coding sequence GTGGTCGGTCTGCTCGGGGTCCTGGCAGTCTGGGCGTGGCGGGGCAAACCACACCACCAGAGTTCCGGCACGGGGCAGATCGCGGAGACGGCACAAACACTGGCCCGCGTCGTTCGGCGCCAGTGGGAGGACGAGGCCATCCTGCGGCAGCTCTTCGAACCTGCACCCCTGCCAGTCATCTGGACACCTTGCCGACGCACGGAGCTCTCGGCCCACGGCACGCCGGCGAATACAGCAATCCGGTGCCACGCGCATGACCCCGACGAGCTGATTGAGACGTTCCAGAGGGCCGCACGTCAGCGCATTGTCGTACTGGGGCCCGGTGGTTCGGGAAAGACGACCTTTGCGGTGCTGCTTCTTCTCGCCCTACTACGGACGCGCGACTCCGATGACCCGGTACCAGTGCTGTGTCCTCTGTCCTCCTTCGACCCATCACGCGAAAACGCTCGGGACTGGCTGCAACGCCGCGTTGCGGAGGACTACCCCGCACTGAGCGATGTCCAGCGATACGGCACCAGCTCCATCGTGGAGCTGCTCACCGAGCACCGTCTGGTCCCCGTGCTCGACGGGCTCGATGAAGTACCGGCAGCACGCCAGGCAACGGTCCTGGCAGCCCTCAACGACACCCTGCCGACGAACGCACCGCTCGTACTGACCTGCCGCACCGACGACTATGCGCGCGCCGTACGGGAAAGTTCGCCCCTGGCGAATGCAACTGTCCTGGAGCCCACACCGCTCCGTATCGGTGAGGCAATTGCTGCGCTGCGCCTGGCCGTTTCCACTCAGCGTCGCCCTGCATGGGACGTCGTGGCCGACCATCTCACCCAGAACCCCGACTCACCCGCCGGCCAGGTCCTGACCAGCCCTCTGATGGCGACGATGGCCCGATCCGTGTACGCAGGAGGAGACCGGGATCCTACCGAGCTGACGGATCTTCGTCGTTTTCCCACTCGCCCGGCCATCGAGCACCACTTGCTGGACGCGCTCATTCCAACTCTCTACGTGCGCTCCCGGCGACAGGCTCCTACCGGAGGCTGGGACCCCGAGAAAGCGCGGCACTACCTGACGTTCATCGCGCATGGACTGCGCGATCGGGGCACCTTCGACTTTGCCTGGTGGGAGCTTCACACATGGAGCTCTGCGCTGACCAAACCCTGGCGGCGAGCCGTTACTTGGCTGGGGATCACCCTTGTCGGAAACCTCGTCACGAATCCGTTCCTGGTGCTCTTCTTCGGGGCACCGTTGGAGATCGTGCCGATGTGCATGGCGCAAGCGGCCGCGGTCGTGCCCATATTTCTCCTCAGCAGCCGGGTATCGGTCTTCGCGGGGAGAGCGGGGTATCGGACTGGTTTCTCTGCCCTTGTGGCCCTCAGCGGTGGCTTGGCCGCCACCCCGGCCACCGTGCCGTTCCTCCCTGGCACGAACGTCGTGCACCAATTCTTCGGAGCCACTGTCTTCGTCAGTGTGTGCCTGTGGCTGGCCCTTCTCGCCGCGGGACTGCCCGCCCCGCCGCACCTGCCGATCCGAGGCCGCCCTGGAATGTCTCAGTGGCGACGGCGCTTGCCACGCGCATTGGGCATCGTGGCATGTGTCGCTGTCTCATCCGCTGTGTTCTTCGCGAGCTACGCGGCATACGTGCAGCACGACGGAGAGCCTCGAGTCATGGCTAGTCTGCGCGACGGGCTGGTGATCGGTTCTCTGCTGGGCGTGGGACTCGTCTTCTTCCGCTGGGTCAGGTCCGCTTCCGCAGCCGACGATCAAGACACCGCCGCGGAGACACTTCGCACCGATCGTCTGGTTGCACTGCTCGGCGGAGGCGCCTGTGCCGTCCTTTTCGTCCTGCCTGACGCTGGTGTCAGGACGAGTATCTGGTTCGCCAACACAGTCACGGACCTCGCGATCGTGACCGCTTTCCGGCTCCTCGACATCGGGGCCGTCGGGTTCGTCCTCGCATTGGCCACCTGCGCCTGGCCGTACTACGTCATCGCTCGGATCCAGTTCGCTGCCTGCGGGCAACTGCCCTGGCGTCTTCAGGCGTTCCTTGCGGACGCCCATCGCCTCGGCATCCTGCGCAGCGTGAACTCGACGTACCAGTTCCGCCATGCCCGACTGCAAGACCGCCTTGCCGAAAGCACTCGTTTGCCGGAGCCACGTACTCCTGCCGATCAATCGGGCACACATTCCGACTCAACGACGTCGTCGTGA
- a CDS encoding amidohydrolase family protein, with product MSHNQPQNKERILIKGAYLMTQDNKLGNFVGDVLVADGRIVEVGRDLSDDRARVVEGTGNAVLPGFIDTHRHNWQGALRNLGPAWTYEEYRSNVQIGLGQHFEPRDVHVGNLAADLMSLDSGVTTVRDESHISNSPEHSDAAIAAHWESGIRAVFDHGWPSTEAEQWQFGSNRTHPADIRRIRNEVLSDDSARVTLNAMLRGPELSTPDVSAQDIRLARELGLRISMHVGLGEWGADQQAIRQLAETGLLASDMTFIHCCTSTDEELRMLAAHGATASVAGALEVFMPGLGQPATNRLLAAGVRPSLSVDTETIVSGDMFGVMRATLAYQQLILAGAAGPMDRIADLPTFDAADLLSFATIEGARAAGIDNRTGSLTAGKEADLIMIRLDHANLLPATNVAATIVAGGHAGNVDMVVVAGDVLKENGVLKAADTVFDEAAASRDRLFHAAGLPLPA from the coding sequence ATGTCCCACAATCAGCCGCAGAACAAGGAACGCATCCTGATCAAGGGCGCGTACCTGATGACGCAGGACAACAAGCTCGGCAACTTTGTGGGAGACGTCCTCGTCGCCGACGGCAGGATCGTCGAAGTCGGCCGGGACCTGTCCGACGACCGGGCCCGGGTCGTCGAGGGCACGGGGAACGCCGTGCTGCCCGGCTTCATCGACACCCACCGCCACAACTGGCAGGGGGCGCTGCGCAATCTGGGCCCCGCCTGGACCTATGAGGAGTACCGCAGCAACGTGCAGATCGGCCTCGGCCAGCACTTCGAACCTCGGGATGTCCACGTCGGCAACCTGGCGGCGGACCTGATGTCCCTCGACTCCGGGGTGACGACCGTGCGGGACGAGTCCCACATCAGCAACAGCCCCGAGCATTCGGACGCGGCGATCGCGGCGCACTGGGAGTCGGGCATCCGCGCCGTCTTCGACCACGGCTGGCCGTCGACGGAGGCCGAGCAGTGGCAGTTCGGCAGCAACCGCACACATCCCGCCGACATCCGGCGCATCCGCAACGAGGTGCTGTCCGACGACTCGGCGCGGGTCACGCTGAACGCGATGCTCCGCGGACCGGAGCTGTCCACCCCCGACGTGTCCGCGCAGGACATCCGACTCGCCCGGGAGCTGGGCCTGCGGATCAGCATGCACGTGGGCCTCGGTGAGTGGGGGGCGGATCAGCAGGCCATCCGGCAGCTCGCCGAGACCGGACTGCTGGCCTCCGACATGACGTTCATCCACTGCTGCACGTCGACCGACGAGGAGCTGAGGATGCTGGCCGCGCACGGGGCCACCGCGTCCGTGGCCGGCGCCCTGGAGGTCTTCATGCCGGGCCTCGGCCAGCCGGCCACCAACCGACTGCTGGCCGCCGGTGTCCGCCCGAGCCTCAGCGTGGACACCGAGACGATCGTGAGCGGTGACATGTTCGGTGTCATGCGGGCAACGCTCGCCTACCAGCAACTGATCCTCGCCGGTGCGGCCGGACCCATGGACCGGATCGCCGACCTGCCGACCTTCGACGCCGCCGACCTGCTGTCCTTCGCGACCATCGAGGGCGCGCGAGCCGCGGGGATCGACAACCGCACCGGCAGCCTCACCGCCGGCAAGGAGGCCGACCTGATCATGATCCGCCTCGACCACGCCAACCTGCTGCCCGCCACGAACGTCGCCGCCACGATCGTCGCGGGCGGCCACGCCGGCAACGTCGACATGGTCGTGGTGGCCGGTGACGTCCTCAAGGAGAACGGTGTGCTGAAGGCCGCGGACACCGTCTTCGACGAGGCCGCGGCCTCCCGTGACCGGCTGTTCCACGCCGCCGGCCTGCCGCTCCCCGCCTGA